The following proteins are encoded in a genomic region of Coffea eugenioides isolate CCC68of chromosome 6, Ceug_1.0, whole genome shotgun sequence:
- the LOC113774944 gene encoding LOW QUALITY PROTEIN: UDP-glycosyltransferase 71E1-like (The sequence of the model RefSeq protein was modified relative to this genomic sequence to represent the inferred CDS: inserted 1 base in 1 codon) produces the protein MFCTSLIDVANEFGVPSYIFCPGGAAPLGLLFQLQTLRDDLNEDVSHYENSDDELALPTYINPVPAKLLSPAFFDKDGGGDMLLDQVRRFKETKGIIVNTFLELEFHAIQALSNDKTIPPVYAVGPVLNLKGSNSQNQETEMIMKWLDLQPECSVVFLCFGSGGSFDGDQVKEIAYALERSGYRFLWSLRRPSPKENFEXSKYENLDEVLPEGFLQRTAVVGKVIGWAPQAAVLSHPAVGGFVSHCGWNSILESVWCGVPVATWPLYAEQQMNAFLMVKDLATAVEIKIDFKRDFVLGVSSEILSADVIERGIKHLMDPENEIREKVKEIKEKSRLTLNGGGSSYASLKLFLEDVIDSIP, from the exons ATGTTTTGCACCTCTTTGATTGATGTAGCCAATGAATTTGGGGTTCCTTCCTATATATTTTGCCCAGGCGGTGCTGCACCGCTTGGCCTTTTATTCCAGTTGCAAACTCTGAGAGATGATCTCAATGAAGATGTGAGCCATTACGAGAATTCAGACGATGAATTAGCTTTGCCTACTTACATCAATCCTGTTCCAGCTAAACTTTTGTCACCTGCATTTTTTGACAAGGATGGAGGTGGGGACATGCTCCTCGATCAGGTCAGAAGATTCAAGGAGACCAAGGGAATCATAGTTAACACTTTCCTTGAGCTAGAATTCCATGCGATTCAGGCCTTGAGCAATGATAAAACCATCCCACCAGTATATGCAGTAGGGCCTGTATTGAATCTGAAGGGAAGCAATagtcaaaatcaagaaactgaGATGATTATGAAATGGCTCGATCTTCAGCCAGAATGTTCTGTTGTGTTCCTTTGCTTTGGTAGTGGAGGTAGTTTTGATGGTGACCAAGTGAAGGAAATTGCCTATGCACTCGAGCGCAGTGGATATCGATTCCTCTGGTCATTGAGAAGGCCTTCAcctaaagaaaattttg tttccaAGTATGAGAACCTGGATGAAGTCTTGCCAGAAGGGTTCTTGCAGCGAACTGCTGTGGTTGGAAAAGTTATTGGATGGGCACCACAGGCAGCAGTTCTATCCCATCCTGCTGTGGGAGGCTTTGTTTCTCATTGTGGCTGGAACTCAATATTGGAAAGTGTTTGGTGCGGTGTGCCAGTGGCAACATGGCCACTTTATGCTGAGCAGCAGATGAATGCGTTCTTAATGGTGAAGGACTTGGCAACGGCAGTGGAgatcaaaatagatttcaaaagGGATTTCGTACTGGGTGTGAGCAGTGAGATTTTGAGTGCAGATGTGATTGAAAGAGGGATTAAACATCTGATGGATCCTGAGAATGAAATCAGAGAGAAGGTAaaggaaatcaaagaaaagagCAGGTTGACTCTAAATGGAGGAGGATCATCCTATGCTTCCTTGAAGTTGTTTCTTGAAGATGTAATAGATAGTATTCCATAA